Proteins encoded by one window of Archaeoglobus veneficus SNP6:
- a CDS encoding methytransferase partner Trm112: MKRSLLDILACPICKGDLDLFVEKENEEEILQGKLICKQCNIEYPIEDGIPNMLPPELR; encoded by the coding sequence ATGAAAAGGAGTTTGCTTGACATTTTAGCCTGCCCCATTTGTAAAGGAGACCTCGATCTCTTCGTTGAGAAGGAGAACGAGGAGGAGATTCTGCAAGGTAAGTTAATCTGCAAGCAGTGTAACATCGAATACCCCATTGAAGACGGGATTCCGAACATGCTTCCTCCAGAACTGAGGTGA
- a CDS encoding adenylosuccinate synthetase has product MSATIVVGGFWGDEGKGKIIAHIAHSDRPVIIARGGVGPNAGHTVEVEGKKFGVRMIPSGFVYKDARLFIGAGVLVDPRVFLKEVELLDVADRARLDYRCSIIEEKHIEEDRGSEHLKGKIGSTGTGCGPANRDRVMRVARQAKDVEELRPFIADVPLEVNEAIDRGEFVLIEGSQGFALSLYYGTYPYVTSKDTTASAIASDVGVGPTKIDEVVVVFKTFPTRVGAGPFPTEMPQEEAEKLGIIEYGTVTGRRRRIGYWDGKLARYSAMVNGATQIALTGIDKLDKECYGVTEWEKLTPKAKQFVEQVEDEVRVPVTLISTGPELSQIIDLRAEKL; this is encoded by the coding sequence ATGTCAGCTACGATAGTGGTTGGAGGTTTCTGGGGCGACGAAGGTAAGGGGAAGATAATCGCCCACATTGCCCATTCTGACAGGCCAGTAATAATTGCCAGAGGTGGCGTTGGGCCAAATGCAGGCCACACGGTGGAAGTAGAGGGTAAGAAATTCGGCGTTAGAATGATACCATCGGGATTTGTTTATAAGGACGCGAGGCTGTTTATAGGGGCTGGTGTTCTCGTAGACCCCCGCGTGTTCCTGAAGGAGGTTGAGTTGCTCGATGTTGCCGATAGAGCGAGGCTCGACTACCGCTGCTCGATTATCGAGGAGAAACACATCGAGGAGGACAGAGGGAGCGAGCACCTGAAGGGAAAGATAGGTTCAACTGGAACGGGATGCGGGCCTGCAAATAGAGACAGGGTTATGAGGGTTGCGAGACAGGCAAAAGACGTTGAGGAGCTGCGCCCGTTCATAGCAGACGTACCGCTCGAGGTTAACGAGGCAATTGACAGGGGCGAGTTCGTTCTCATTGAGGGCAGTCAGGGCTTTGCACTCAGTCTGTACTACGGAACTTACCCCTACGTAACGTCCAAGGACACGACCGCTTCTGCCATAGCGTCGGACGTTGGTGTGGGACCGACGAAAATAGACGAGGTCGTTGTAGTTTTCAAGACCTTCCCAACGAGGGTTGGAGCCGGACCTTTCCCGACTGAGATGCCGCAGGAAGAGGCTGAGAAGCTCGGGATAATCGAGTACGGGACTGTGACTGGAAGGAGAAGGAGAATTGGCTACTGGGATGGAAAGCTTGCGCGCTACTCTGCGATGGTGAACGGAGCAACTCAGATTGCACTTACGGGTATTGACAAACTTGATAAGGAGTGCTACGGCGTTACGGAGTGGGAGAAGCTGACACCGAAGGCAAAGCAGTTCGTCGAGCAGGTTGAGGATGAGGTAAGGGTTCCCGTAACACTGATTTCCACAGGCCCGGAGTTGAGCCAGATTATAGACCTGAGAGCTGAGAAGCTCTGA